One genomic window of Niveibacterium sp. SC-1 includes the following:
- the ccoS gene encoding cbb3-type cytochrome oxidase assembly protein CcoS, whose amino-acid sequence MEILYLLIPLSVVLVFLIGIALWWFVRSGQFDDLEGPAYRVLMDDDRAPEEAAESPPGNGPGGEGRRD is encoded by the coding sequence ATGGAAATCCTCTATCTGCTGATTCCACTCTCGGTGGTGCTGGTCTTCCTGATCGGGATCGCCTTGTGGTGGTTCGTGCGCAGCGGCCAGTTCGACGACCTTGAGGGTCCGGCCTACCGGGTCTTGATGGACGACGACCGCGCACCCGAAGAAGCTGCGGAGTCGCCTCCCGGAAATGGCCCCGGCGGGGAAGGGCGCCGCGATTGA
- a CDS encoding heavy metal translocating P-type ATPase gives MSEVLAPPADTAQACYHCGLPIAAGVHHVVRLGGVSQRMCCAGCAAVAQAIADAGLGDYYRHRDALPDSRREAMPPDLEELGLFDHPEFQKSFVRPVGEGEREADLILEGITCAACVWLNEQHLAKLPGVTAVQVNYATRRARVRWREAEIALSKILAAVAAIGYRAHPFDPHKTELVAQSERRSALWRLLVAGFGMMQVMMYAYPVYIAKPGEMTADVEYLMRWASLALTLPVVLYSAAPFFRRAWRDVRLRHLGMDVPVALGVGAAFLASLWATLTGGPEVYYDSVTMFVFLLLCGRYLEMLARQRAVRGTEELGRIVPAFAEHLPHWPDETGERVPASLLQPGDVLRIRPGEAVPADGEILDGRSELDESWLTGESRPRARSVGDEVAAGSVNGGSPLVIRASAVGEGTRIASVRQLVARAQAERPRIVEQADRVASHFVVALLVLAIFTAIFWGLHDPARAVWIFTSVLVVSCPCALSLATPVALTVATERMGRLGLLVTRGHAIEALARADLFAFDKTGTLTEGRLRLVEIRSLGGASQDDVLALAATLERGAEHAIARAVVEAAEARGLRLPAVRECVAVTGRGVEGLGAEGRLRIGNPGFVAEIAPLPSDDFGGRSRVWLARDGQGLGILFFEDALRADAAESLRTLEGEGARIAMLSGDAPEVVRDVAAQLGIADARGGLLPQDKHEAVRAWQSRGHTVAMLGDGVNDAPVLAQAQVSIAIGGGTELARTHADVVLLGERLAPLPAGRRLARRTMRVVRQNLAWSFGYNVLAIPLAMAGWVTPWMAGIGMSASSLLVVLNALRLLRAEAPGKAVPIPAKAR, from the coding sequence ACCGCGCAGGCGTGTTACCACTGCGGTCTGCCGATTGCAGCCGGCGTCCACCATGTGGTCAGGCTCGGTGGGGTGTCGCAACGGATGTGCTGCGCGGGTTGTGCCGCCGTGGCGCAGGCGATTGCCGATGCCGGCCTGGGGGACTACTACCGCCATCGCGATGCGCTGCCGGATTCGCGCCGCGAGGCGATGCCGCCTGACCTTGAAGAACTGGGTCTCTTCGATCATCCCGAGTTCCAGAAGAGCTTCGTGCGGCCCGTGGGCGAAGGCGAGCGCGAAGCCGATCTGATCCTCGAAGGCATCACCTGCGCGGCCTGCGTGTGGCTCAACGAGCAGCATCTGGCAAAGCTGCCGGGCGTCACCGCGGTGCAGGTGAACTACGCGACGCGACGTGCGCGGGTGCGCTGGCGCGAGGCCGAGATTGCGCTGTCGAAGATCCTCGCGGCGGTGGCCGCAATCGGCTATCGCGCCCACCCCTTCGATCCGCACAAGACCGAGCTCGTAGCCCAGAGCGAGCGACGATCGGCTTTGTGGCGCCTGCTGGTCGCGGGCTTCGGCATGATGCAGGTGATGATGTACGCCTATCCGGTGTACATCGCCAAACCCGGCGAGATGACGGCCGACGTCGAATACCTGATGCGCTGGGCCAGCCTGGCGCTCACGTTGCCGGTGGTGCTCTATTCGGCCGCTCCCTTCTTCCGTCGCGCGTGGCGCGACGTGCGCCTGCGCCACCTGGGCATGGACGTACCGGTAGCGCTGGGCGTGGGCGCGGCCTTCCTCGCGAGCCTGTGGGCGACGCTCACGGGTGGGCCCGAGGTGTACTACGACTCGGTGACGATGTTCGTCTTCCTGCTGCTCTGCGGCCGCTACCTCGAGATGCTGGCACGCCAGCGCGCGGTGCGTGGAACGGAGGAGCTGGGCAGGATCGTGCCGGCCTTCGCCGAACACCTGCCCCATTGGCCCGACGAAACGGGCGAGCGGGTGCCGGCGAGCCTGCTCCAGCCTGGCGACGTACTGCGCATCCGTCCCGGAGAGGCGGTTCCTGCTGACGGCGAGATCCTCGACGGTCGCAGCGAACTGGATGAGTCCTGGCTGACCGGGGAGAGCCGGCCGCGGGCCCGCAGCGTGGGCGACGAGGTCGCGGCCGGCAGCGTCAATGGCGGCAGCCCGCTGGTGATCCGCGCCAGCGCAGTGGGCGAGGGCACGCGCATCGCGTCGGTCCGCCAGTTGGTGGCGCGGGCGCAGGCCGAGCGGCCGCGCATCGTCGAACAGGCTGATCGGGTGGCGTCACACTTTGTGGTGGCGCTGCTGGTGCTCGCGATCTTCACCGCCATCTTCTGGGGCCTGCACGATCCGGCACGCGCGGTCTGGATCTTCACCTCGGTGCTGGTGGTCAGCTGCCCCTGCGCACTCTCGCTGGCGACGCCGGTGGCACTGACCGTGGCGACCGAGCGGATGGGGCGGCTGGGTCTGCTGGTTACCCGCGGCCATGCGATCGAGGCACTCGCGCGTGCCGACCTTTTCGCCTTCGACAAGACCGGGACCCTGACCGAAGGGCGTCTGCGACTCGTCGAGATCCGGAGTCTGGGTGGTGCCTCGCAGGACGATGTCCTCGCCCTGGCGGCGACGCTGGAGCGCGGCGCAGAGCACGCGATCGCGCGCGCCGTGGTGGAGGCGGCCGAGGCGCGAGGCCTCAGGCTACCCGCAGTGCGCGAGTGCGTGGCCGTCACGGGGCGCGGCGTGGAAGGCCTGGGCGCCGAGGGGCGTCTGCGTATCGGCAACCCTGGCTTCGTCGCCGAGATCGCGCCCTTGCCCTCGGACGACTTCGGCGGGCGCAGCCGCGTGTGGCTCGCGCGCGACGGGCAGGGCCTGGGCATCCTTTTCTTTGAAGACGCCCTGCGCGCGGATGCAGCCGAGAGCCTGCGCACTCTTGAGGGCGAGGGTGCGCGGATCGCGATGCTCTCTGGCGATGCGCCAGAGGTGGTGCGCGATGTCGCTGCGCAACTCGGCATAGCGGACGCGCGCGGCGGTCTCCTGCCGCAGGACAAACATGAGGCCGTGCGGGCGTGGCAATCGCGCGGGCACACGGTCGCAATGCTCGGCGATGGCGTGAACGACGCGCCGGTACTGGCGCAGGCGCAGGTCTCGATCGCCATCGGCGGCGGAACCGAGCTTGCGCGCACGCATGCTGACGTGGTGCTGCTGGGCGAGCGCCTCGCGCCCTTGCCCGCGGGGCGCAGACTGGCGCGGCGGACGATGCGGGTGGTGCGGCAGAACCTGGCCTGGTCCTTTGGCTACAACGTGTTGGCGATTCCCCTGGCGATGGCCGGATGGGTCACGCCCTGGATGGCCGGCATCGGGATGTCGGCCAGCTCGCTCCTGGTCGTGCTCAACGCCTTGCGCCTCCTGCGGGCAGAGGCGCCGGGCAAGGCAGTCCCGATTCCGGCCAAGGCGCGCTGA